One window of the Posidoniimonas polymericola genome contains the following:
- a CDS encoding ribulose-bisphosphate carboxylase large subunit family protein: MEFLKATYLIETPLPVDDAAAVLAGEQSSGTFVSVPGETAELRERYAARVESVEPLEDVDSPSLPGCRAKGEAFHRAHVTIAWPAHNFGPNLPTILSTVGGNLFELSQLSGVKLLDLEFPESFGEHFRGPAHGVRGSRRATGVEGRPLIGTIIKPSVGLTPEDTAAMVKVLCDAGIDFIKDDELMANPPHSPFDKRVDAVMRVVNDHAEKTGKRVMMAFNITDERDEMCRHYNELVAQENTCAMVSLNSIGVVGVKEVCDWGMLVIHGHRNGWGMFNRCPTLGMGFAAYQKLWRLAGVDQLHVNGIANKFWEPDDSVVASIASCLAPMWGDDPLLPVVSSGQWGGQAFETYRRTQTTDLLYMAGGGIMAHPSGPAAGVRSLQQAWQAAIDGFTLEQAAKRYTEFGRAVEKFGRKP; encoded by the coding sequence TTGGAATTCCTCAAAGCCACCTACCTGATCGAGACCCCGCTCCCTGTCGACGACGCCGCGGCCGTGCTGGCGGGCGAGCAGTCGAGCGGCACCTTCGTTAGCGTGCCGGGCGAGACCGCCGAGCTGCGCGAGCGCTACGCCGCGAGGGTCGAGAGTGTCGAGCCGCTGGAGGACGTCGACTCGCCTTCGCTGCCCGGCTGCCGGGCAAAGGGAGAAGCGTTCCACCGGGCTCATGTCACCATCGCCTGGCCGGCGCACAACTTCGGGCCCAACCTGCCGACGATCCTGTCAACCGTCGGCGGCAACCTTTTCGAGCTGTCGCAGCTGTCGGGCGTCAAGCTGCTCGACCTGGAGTTCCCGGAGTCATTCGGCGAGCACTTCCGCGGCCCGGCGCACGGCGTCCGCGGCAGCCGCCGAGCGACCGGCGTCGAGGGCCGCCCGCTGATCGGCACCATCATCAAGCCGAGCGTCGGCCTCACGCCCGAGGACACGGCCGCCATGGTCAAGGTGCTGTGCGACGCCGGCATCGACTTCATCAAGGACGATGAGCTGATGGCCAACCCGCCACACTCGCCCTTCGACAAGCGGGTCGACGCCGTGATGCGGGTCGTCAACGACCACGCCGAGAAGACCGGCAAGCGGGTGATGATGGCCTTCAATATCACCGACGAGCGGGACGAAATGTGCCGGCACTACAACGAGCTGGTTGCCCAAGAGAACACCTGCGCGATGGTCAGCCTCAATAGCATCGGCGTCGTTGGTGTGAAGGAGGTTTGCGATTGGGGCATGCTCGTCATTCACGGCCATCGCAACGGCTGGGGCATGTTCAACCGCTGCCCAACGCTCGGCATGGGTTTCGCCGCGTACCAGAAGCTGTGGCGGCTGGCGGGCGTCGACCAGCTGCACGTCAACGGCATCGCGAACAAGTTCTGGGAGCCGGACGACTCGGTGGTGGCGTCGATCGCCTCGTGCCTGGCGCCGATGTGGGGCGACGACCCGCTGCTGCCGGTGGTGTCGTCGGGCCAGTGGGGCGGCCAGGCGTTCGAGACCTACCGCCGCACCCAGACCACTGATCTGTTGTATATGGCGGGCGGCGGTATCATGGCCCATCCGAGCGGCCCCGCGGCCGGCGTACGGTCGCTGCAGCAGGCGTGGCAGGCCGCCATCGACGGTTTCACCTTAGAGCAGGCGGCCAAGCGGTATACTGAGTTCGGCCGGGCGGTCGAGAAGTTCGGCCGCAAACCGTAG
- a CDS encoding ABC transporter permease has protein sequence MNLTQRIAQLQSLIALAVLMIALSVSTDSFLTPENGMNVLRQISVNLCLSIGMTLVIVSGGIDLSVGSVLAFSAAVSAWLLKYGVDLAPLGVHVEFTVAGTIVAGVLVGSLLGLVNGLLVARLGMPAFIVTLGMLSIARGLTELWTGGHPITGLGDDFGWLGTGDLHGVPVPAMIVAGLVAVFTVVTLRTRFGRHLYAVGGAERAARLSGVNVARVKTWAYICSGALSGMAGLLLTARLDSATPRLGETYELDSIAAVVIGGASLSGGRGSVLGAVLGCLIIGVLNNGLALLDVSPFWQKVIKGVVILLAVAIDRLSRRQTA, from the coding sequence ATGAACCTCACCCAACGCATTGCCCAGCTGCAGTCGCTCATCGCCCTGGCGGTGTTGATGATCGCGCTGAGCGTTTCGACCGACTCGTTCTTGACGCCCGAGAACGGCATGAACGTGCTGCGGCAGATCTCGGTGAACCTGTGCCTGTCGATTGGCATGACGCTGGTGATCGTCTCGGGCGGTATCGATTTGTCGGTCGGCTCGGTGCTGGCGTTCTCGGCGGCTGTGTCGGCATGGCTGCTGAAGTACGGCGTCGATCTCGCGCCGCTGGGCGTGCACGTCGAGTTCACCGTCGCCGGCACGATTGTCGCCGGCGTGCTGGTCGGTTCGCTGCTGGGGCTGGTGAACGGGCTGCTGGTCGCACGGTTGGGGATGCCGGCCTTCATTGTGACGCTCGGCATGCTCAGCATCGCCCGCGGGCTGACCGAGCTCTGGACCGGCGGGCACCCGATCACCGGGCTGGGCGACGACTTCGGCTGGCTGGGCACCGGCGACTTACACGGGGTCCCGGTCCCCGCGATGATTGTCGCAGGTTTGGTGGCGGTGTTCACGGTGGTCACGCTACGCACCCGCTTTGGCCGCCACCTGTACGCGGTCGGCGGCGCCGAGCGGGCCGCCCGGCTGAGCGGCGTCAACGTCGCGCGCGTGAAGACCTGGGCCTACATCTGCAGCGGTGCGTTGTCGGGCATGGCGGGCCTCCTGCTGACCGCGCGGCTCGACTCGGCCACCCCACGGCTCGGCGAGACCTATGAGCTCGACTCAATTGCCGCGGTGGTGATCGGCGGCGCGTCGCTCTCCGGCGGGCGGGGGTCGGTGCTTGGCGCGGTGCTCGGCTGCCTGATCATCGGCGTCTTGAACAACGGACTGGCCCTGCTCGACGTGTCGCCGTTCTGGCAGAAGGTGATCAAGGGCGTGGTCATCCTGCTGGCAGTTGCGATCGATCGGCTAAGCCGTCGACAGACAGCGTAG
- a CDS encoding sugar ABC transporter ATP-binding protein — protein MPHHAEPKPTQPVLEATDIVKTFPGVRALGGVSLRVERGRLNALLGENGAGKSTLMNILAGVFPPDSGEIVLEGQPVRFTSPRAAQEAGVSIIHQELNLAPNLSVAENMFLGREPRNRLGLVDYTRMNRDATVLLKRLNLDVDPARPVEQLTVASQQVVEIARALSFNSKVLILDEPTSALSEQETHALFSLIAQLKLEGVGLVYITHRLEELDIIADDITVFRDGEFIEAKPYVDTTRHELIRLMVGRDIVVESSGDRRVTGKTLLEVRGLSLRSATKGARPVLRDISFELARGEVLGVFGLMGAGRTELLQALFGAFGHLTSGEIAVDGRPGLPRSPAEAIGAGIGLAPEDRKQDGLALSMGVGPNISLPCLARVLTGGLLSKAKEDALAERYGGRMAIKSAGPRQAVRTLSGGNQQKVVLAKWLATEPKVLMLDEPTRGIDIGAKREIYTLIDELAASGLGVLMVSSELPEVLALSDRILVLSEGRLIAEFTRDEATDDKLLAAALPTTQAGSAA, from the coding sequence ATGCCGCACCACGCCGAGCCAAAGCCAACCCAGCCGGTCCTCGAAGCGACCGACATCGTCAAGACGTTCCCCGGCGTTCGCGCATTGGGCGGCGTGAGCCTGCGGGTCGAGCGGGGCCGACTCAACGCGTTGTTGGGCGAGAACGGCGCCGGCAAATCGACGCTGATGAACATCCTGGCCGGTGTGTTCCCACCCGACTCGGGTGAGATTGTCCTCGAGGGCCAGCCGGTCCGCTTCACTTCGCCAAGGGCCGCGCAGGAGGCGGGTGTCTCGATCATTCACCAGGAGTTGAACCTGGCGCCGAACCTCTCGGTCGCCGAGAACATGTTCCTCGGCCGCGAGCCCCGCAACCGGCTTGGCTTGGTTGACTACACGCGCATGAACCGCGACGCTACCGTGCTGCTCAAACGGCTGAACCTGGACGTCGACCCAGCACGCCCAGTCGAGCAGCTGACGGTCGCCTCACAGCAGGTGGTAGAGATCGCCCGGGCGTTGTCGTTCAACTCGAAGGTCCTGATTCTCGACGAGCCGACCTCGGCGCTTTCCGAGCAGGAGACCCACGCCCTGTTCAGCCTGATTGCGCAGCTCAAGTTGGAGGGCGTCGGGCTGGTGTACATCACCCACCGTCTCGAGGAGCTCGACATCATCGCCGACGACATCACCGTCTTCCGCGACGGCGAATTTATCGAGGCAAAACCCTACGTCGACACGACCCGCCACGAGTTGATCCGCCTGATGGTCGGCCGCGACATTGTGGTCGAGTCGTCCGGCGACCGCCGCGTCACGGGCAAAACGCTGCTCGAGGTCCGCGGCTTGTCGCTCCGCTCGGCAACCAAGGGCGCCAGGCCGGTGCTGCGGGACATCTCGTTCGAGCTGGCGCGGGGCGAGGTGCTCGGCGTATTCGGCCTGATGGGCGCCGGCCGCACCGAGCTGCTGCAGGCGTTGTTTGGCGCATTCGGCCATCTCACCAGCGGCGAGATCGCAGTCGACGGGCGCCCCGGCCTGCCCCGCTCGCCGGCCGAGGCGATTGGCGCGGGCATTGGTCTGGCCCCCGAGGACCGCAAGCAAGACGGACTGGCGCTGTCGATGGGCGTCGGGCCGAACATCAGCCTGCCGTGCCTGGCCAGGGTGCTGACCGGCGGTCTGCTCAGCAAGGCGAAAGAGGACGCGCTCGCCGAGCGGTACGGCGGGCGGATGGCGATCAAGTCGGCCGGACCCCGCCAGGCGGTCCGCACGCTGAGCGGCGGCAACCAGCAGAAGGTGGTGCTCGCCAAGTGGCTGGCGACCGAGCCGAAGGTGCTGATGCTCGACGAGCCGACCCGCGGCATCGACATCGGCGCCAAACGAGAGATCTACACCCTGATCGACGAGCTGGCCGCCAGCGGCTTGGGCGTGCTGATGGTCTCGTCCGAGCTGCCGGAAGTGCTCGCGCTCTCCGACCGGATCCTCGTGCTCAGCGAGGGCCGACTGATAGCCGAGTTCACCCGGGACGAGGCCACCGATGACAAGCTGCTCGCCGCCGCACTGCCAACCACGCAGGCAGGGTCGGCGGCATGA
- a CDS encoding DUF2291 family protein — MNRAAAYRWTFIAAAAALGCWFVPLVHVRPLGANEPDPADQPATAAELAEQFWSGPLAGSHDRAHPADEVLSALADNLDAAKDEYGRTVGVSRAFLLYLRGEGTVTAVERKGVLIDIDGDSEADLLLETGPIFGAAVRDATGLLTSAEVSDSQQLNDVANELNLLVESNVAPGLRTMAPDQSLRFVACVEIKSRGAPKPPIAAVPIHAEAL; from the coding sequence GTGAACCGCGCCGCGGCTTATCGCTGGACCTTCATCGCGGCGGCCGCGGCCCTCGGCTGCTGGTTCGTGCCGCTGGTGCACGTCCGCCCGCTCGGCGCCAATGAGCCGGATCCGGCGGACCAACCCGCCACCGCGGCCGAGCTCGCCGAGCAGTTCTGGAGCGGACCGCTCGCCGGCTCGCACGACCGGGCCCACCCCGCGGACGAGGTTCTTTCCGCGCTCGCCGACAACCTCGACGCGGCCAAAGACGAGTACGGCCGCACGGTTGGCGTCAGCCGCGCGTTCCTGCTCTACCTCCGCGGCGAGGGCACGGTGACCGCGGTCGAGCGGAAGGGCGTGCTGATCGACATCGATGGCGACAGCGAGGCCGACCTGCTGCTCGAAACCGGCCCCATCTTCGGCGCCGCCGTTCGCGACGCCACCGGCCTGTTGACCTCGGCCGAGGTGAGCGACTCGCAGCAGCTGAACGATGTCGCCAACGAGCTGAACCTTCTGGTCGAGTCAAACGTGGCGCCGGGGCTGCGGACGATGGCGCCCGACCAGTCGCTGCGGTTCGTGGCGTGCGTCGAGATCAAGAGCCGCGGCGCCCCCAAGCCGCCGATCGCCGCGGTCCCGATCCACGCGGAGGCCCTCTAG